From a single Saimiri boliviensis isolate mSaiBol1 chromosome 7, mSaiBol1.pri, whole genome shotgun sequence genomic region:
- the CCDC92 gene encoding coiled-coil domain-containing protein 92 isoform X2: MTSPHFSSYDEGGVWDPESLDVSMAATNLENQLHSAQKNLLFLQREHASTLKGLHAEIRRLQQHCTDLTYELTLKSSEQTGDGTSRSSELKKRYEELEVQLKVKEKENAELLKELEQKNAMITVLENTIKERERKYLEELKAKSHKLTLLSSELEQRAGTIAYLTSQLHAAKKKLMSSSGTSDASPSGSPVLASYKPAPPKDKLPETPRRRMKKSLSAPLHPEFEEVYRFGAESRKLLLREPVDAMPDPTPFLLARESAEVHLIKERPLVIPPIASDRSSEQHSPAREKPHKAHVGVAHRIHHAAPPQAQPEVETLAVDQVNGGKVVRKHPGADRTV; this comes from the exons ATGACTTCACCACATTTCTCGAGTTACGATGAAGGCGGAGTCTGGGACCCTGA GTCCCTGGATGTCAGCATGGCAGCCACAAACCTGGAGAACCAGTTGCACAGCGCACAGAAGAACCTCCTGTTCCTTCAGCGGGAGCACGCCAGCACGCTCAAGGGGCTGCATGCTGAGATCAGGCGGCTGCAGCAGCACTGCACAG ATTTAACATATGAGCTGACACTCAAAAGTTCCGAACAGACAG GAGACGGGACTTCTAGAAGCAGCGAATTAAAGAAAAGATATGAAGAACTGGAAGTCCAGCTGaaagtgaaagagaaggaaaatgccGAGTTGTTGAAAGAACTGGAGCAGAAAAACGCGATGATCACGGTGCTGGAGAACACCATCAAGGAGCGGGAGAGGAAGTACCTGGAGGAGCTGAAGGCCAAGAGTCACAAGCTGACCCTGCTGTCCAGCGAGCTGGAGCAGCGAGCCGGCACCATCGCCTACCTGACCTCCCAGCTGCACGCCGCCAAGAAGAAGCTCATGAGCTCCAGCGGGACTTCAGATGCCAGCCCGTCAGGGAGCCCCGTGCTGGCCAGCTACAAGCCAGCACCCCCCAAAGACAAGCTGCCTGAAACGCCTCGCCGCCGCATGAAAAAGAGCCTCTCGGCCCCCTTGCACCCAGAATTTGAAGAGGTCTACAGATTCGGGGCAGAGAGCAGGAAACTCCTTTTGCGGGAACCAGTGGATGCTATGCCCGACCCCACCCCATTTCTGCTGGCCAGGGAGTCTGCCGAGGTCCACCTCATCAAAGAGAGGCCCCTCGTCATCCCCCCCATCGCCTCCGACCGAAGCAGCGAGCAGCACAGCCCGGCCCGAGAGAAGCCACATAAGGCCCACGTCGGGGTGGCGCATCGGATCCACCACGCCGCCCCGCCGCAGGCGCAGCCTGAGGTGGAGACGCTGGCGGTTGACCAGGTGAACGGAGGCAAGGTGGTGAGGAAGCACCCGGGGGCCGACAGAACTGTGTGA
- the CCDC92 gene encoding coiled-coil domain-containing protein 92 isoform X1 has translation MAATNLENQLHSAQKNLLFLQREHASTLKGLHAEIRRLQQHCTDLTYELTLKSSEQTGDGTSRSSELKKRYEELEVQLKVKEKENAELLKELEQKNAMITVLENTIKERERKYLEELKAKSHKLTLLSSELEQRAGTIAYLTSQLHAAKKKLMSSSGTSDASPSGSPVLASYKPAPPKDKLPETPRRRMKKSLSAPLHPEFEEVYRFGAESRKLLLREPVDAMPDPTPFLLARESAEVHLIKERPLVIPPIASDRSSEQHSPAREKPHKAHVGVAHRIHHAAPPQAQPEVETLAVDQVNGGKVVRKHPGADRTV, from the exons ATGGCAGCCACAAACCTGGAGAACCAGTTGCACAGCGCACAGAAGAACCTCCTGTTCCTTCAGCGGGAGCACGCCAGCACGCTCAAGGGGCTGCATGCTGAGATCAGGCGGCTGCAGCAGCACTGCACAG ATTTAACATATGAGCTGACACTCAAAAGTTCCGAACAGACAG GAGACGGGACTTCTAGAAGCAGCGAATTAAAGAAAAGATATGAAGAACTGGAAGTCCAGCTGaaagtgaaagagaaggaaaatgccGAGTTGTTGAAAGAACTGGAGCAGAAAAACGCGATGATCACGGTGCTGGAGAACACCATCAAGGAGCGGGAGAGGAAGTACCTGGAGGAGCTGAAGGCCAAGAGTCACAAGCTGACCCTGCTGTCCAGCGAGCTGGAGCAGCGAGCCGGCACCATCGCCTACCTGACCTCCCAGCTGCACGCCGCCAAGAAGAAGCTCATGAGCTCCAGCGGGACTTCAGATGCCAGCCCGTCAGGGAGCCCCGTGCTGGCCAGCTACAAGCCAGCACCCCCCAAAGACAAGCTGCCTGAAACGCCTCGCCGCCGCATGAAAAAGAGCCTCTCGGCCCCCTTGCACCCAGAATTTGAAGAGGTCTACAGATTCGGGGCAGAGAGCAGGAAACTCCTTTTGCGGGAACCAGTGGATGCTATGCCCGACCCCACCCCATTTCTGCTGGCCAGGGAGTCTGCCGAGGTCCACCTCATCAAAGAGAGGCCCCTCGTCATCCCCCCCATCGCCTCCGACCGAAGCAGCGAGCAGCACAGCCCGGCCCGAGAGAAGCCACATAAGGCCCACGTCGGGGTGGCGCATCGGATCCACCACGCCGCCCCGCCGCAGGCGCAGCCTGAGGTGGAGACGCTGGCGGTTGACCAGGTGAACGGAGGCAAGGTGGTGAGGAAGCACCCGGGGGCCGACAGAACTGTGTGA